A single region of the Nitrospirota bacterium genome encodes:
- a CDS encoding PAS domain-containing protein, with the protein MQDIILETIRALLVLAIFSYLLQNRKKPEINSHHGWVFIISGFAVLLFGMLIDITDNFPALDKYVIVGNTPLQSFLEKEIGYLGGFLLLAVGFQKLLPAIISLKETEKNLTASEGRLKSQNAMLNNIMTSMTHPFYVIDANDYTIKLSNHAAHLEMNDENMTCYELTHHSNIPCDDAEHPCTIKKIKETKAAVTLEHIHHDKYGNPIIVEVHGYPIFDSNNNVSQIIEYNLDITERKQAEEERRHLNKELEQIIYVTSHDLRSPLVNVEGYHKEINYSLKELKNILQEIDIPRDRKEKIEFIIDKDIPESVKYIDASVAKMDSLLSGLLRLSRSGRAELEMKKLEMKRLVSDVLDTLEYQFKEKGARHEVTELPSCSGDEKQINQAFSNLIGNALKYLDPSRPGVIRISGYKKNSHVFYCVEDNGIGIPAEHQDRIFDIFHQVQRGKGGEGLGLSIVKKIVQRHNGKVWVESEFGKGCRFSVQLPA; encoded by the coding sequence GAATGCTGATAGATATAACCGACAACTTCCCGGCCTTGGATAAATATGTTATTGTCGGCAACACCCCGCTTCAATCTTTTCTTGAGAAAGAGATCGGCTACTTAGGCGGATTTCTTCTGCTCGCAGTCGGTTTCCAGAAATTGCTCCCAGCGATCATCAGTCTGAAGGAGACTGAAAAGAACCTGACCGCGAGCGAGGGCCGGCTGAAGAGCCAGAACGCCATGCTTAATAACATAATGACGTCAATGACGCATCCGTTCTATGTCATTGACGCGAATGACTATACGATCAAGCTCTCCAACCATGCGGCCCACCTTGAAATGAATGATGAAAATATGACCTGTTATGAGCTAACCCACCACAGCAACATTCCCTGCGACGATGCCGAGCACCCATGCACGATAAAGAAGATAAAAGAGACAAAAGCAGCAGTCACTCTTGAGCATATTCATCATGATAAATACGGCAACCCGATAATAGTGGAAGTCCATGGATACCCGATATTTGACAGTAACAACAACGTGTCGCAGATCATTGAATATAACCTCGACATCACCGAGCGCAAACAGGCTGAAGAGGAGAGAAGGCATCTTAATAAAGAACTTGAGCAGATAATCTATGTAACCTCCCATGACCTCAGGTCGCCGCTTGTCAATGTGGAAGGCTATCACAAAGAGATCAATTACTCGCTTAAGGAACTGAAGAATATTCTGCAGGAGATCGATATTCCCCGGGACAGGAAAGAGAAGATCGAGTTTATCATTGACAAGGACATCCCTGAATCCGTGAAGTATATAGACGCAAGCGTTGCAAAGATGGACTCCCTGCTCTCAGGGCTTTTAAGGCTTTCCCGTTCCGGCAGGGCGGAACTTGAGATGAAGAAGCTTGAGATGAAGAGGCTTGTCTCAGATGTCCTGGACACACTTGAATACCAATTCAAAGAAAAAGGCGCAAGGCATGAAGTCACTGAACTCCCTTCATGCTCCGGTGATGAGAAGCAGATAAACCAGGCATTTTCAAACCTCATAGGCAATGCTCTGAAATACCTTGACCCGTCGCGTCCCGGAGTCATCAGGATCTCAGGGTATAAAAAGAACAGCCATGTTTTCTATTGCGTGGAAGACAACGGCATAGGCATCCCGGCGGAACATCAGGACAGGATATTTGATATATTCCATCAGGTGCAGCGCGGCAAGGGCGGCGAAGGGCTCGGGCTCAGCATAGTTAAGAAGATAGTCCAGAGGCATAACGGGAAGGTTTGGGTTGAGTCGGAATTCGGCAAGGGGTGCAGGTTCAGCGTGCAACTGCCGGCATAA